From a single Methanofollis sp. W23 genomic region:
- the dapB gene encoding 4-hydroxy-tetrahydrodipicolinate reductase gives MTKVVVCGALGRMGMIIGRLVSESPALDLVGGVDIREGSFYGVPVVEAGKIGEYLDEVRPDVLIDFTVASASVENIKVAASHGVALVVGTTGFSPEQREEIRTAIEGHVPAVISSNYSVGVNIFWKLIREAARLLCEGYDVEVTEAHHRYKKDAPSGTAKTILEILDEELGSRPHVYGREGMKERENEIGVHVVRGGDIVGDHSVLFAGNYETIELSHRAYDRAVFASGAVRAAAWVQGKGPGIYSMDDVLGL, from the coding sequence ATGACTAAGGTCGTCGTCTGTGGCGCCCTCGGTCGGATGGGCATGATCATCGGGCGCCTGGTCTCGGAGTCCCCTGCCCTCGACCTCGTCGGCGGGGTCGATATCAGGGAGGGCTCATTTTATGGAGTGCCGGTCGTCGAGGCCGGAAAGATCGGGGAGTACCTTGACGAGGTGCGCCCGGACGTGCTCATCGACTTCACGGTGGCGAGCGCCTCGGTCGAGAACATCAAGGTCGCCGCCTCGCATGGGGTGGCCCTGGTCGTCGGGACGACCGGGTTCTCGCCAGAACAGCGCGAGGAGATCAGGACCGCCATCGAGGGGCATGTCCCTGCAGTCATCTCCAGCAATTACAGTGTCGGGGTCAACATCTTCTGGAAACTGATCCGCGAGGCGGCGCGCCTCCTCTGCGAGGGCTACGACGTGGAAGTGACCGAAGCCCACCACCGCTACAAGAAGGACGCACCGAGCGGGACGGCAAAGACGATCCTTGAGATCCTGGATGAAGAACTCGGTTCTCGTCCCCATGTCTACGGGCGTGAAGGGATGAAGGAGCGGGAGAACGAGATCGGCGTCCACGTGGTCAGGGGCGGGGATATCGTCGGCGATCATTCGGTACTCTTTGCCGGGAACTACGAGACGATCGAACTCTCGCACCGTGCCTATGACCGCGCAGTCTTCGCGAGCGGGGCCGTACGCGCCGCCGCCTGGGTACAGGGAAAGGGCCCGGGGATCTATTCGATGGACGATGTCCTGGGGCTCTGA
- a CDS encoding thiamine-phosphate synthase family protein, giving the protein MTGDERDQVLRHLAEAVELLKEEMDPALIPEVGTNIVYAMEKAREPADVAAVEGRIVRLADRVHPVGVVAFGASDHVARIVLTAMRFDRRVRAAANIRYADVLVDELVEMMLDIRYFERAQEPPGIKTMDWGVASCCKTGVPDIIYDRGAVGKEPMIRVLGEDPMEVAHNILKLSGRIKDTKLRDRCEWE; this is encoded by the coding sequence ATGACCGGAGATGAACGCGATCAGGTGCTCAGGCACCTCGCCGAGGCGGTCGAACTCCTTAAAGAGGAGATGGACCCCGCCCTCATTCCTGAGGTCGGGACCAACATCGTCTATGCCATGGAGAAGGCGCGGGAACCCGCCGACGTCGCCGCGGTCGAAGGCCGGATCGTCAGGCTCGCCGACCGGGTCCACCCGGTCGGCGTGGTCGCCTTTGGGGCAAGCGACCATGTGGCCAGGATCGTCCTGACTGCGATGCGCTTTGACCGGCGGGTCAGGGCGGCCGCAAACATAAGGTATGCCGACGTCCTCGTCGACGAACTCGTGGAGATGATGCTCGACATCAGGTATTTCGAGCGCGCACAGGAACCGCCGGGGATCAAGACGATGGACTGGGGGGTCGCCTCCTGCTGCAAGACCGGCGTGCCCGACATCATCTATGACCGCGGGGCAGTGGGCAAGGAACCGATGATCCGCGTGCTGGGCGAGGACCCCATGGAAGTCGCGCACAATATTCTTAAACTGTCAGGACGCATTAAAGATACAAAATTGAGGGATAGGTGCGAATGGGAATAA
- a CDS encoding HDIG domain-containing metalloprotein, with the protein MDRDHALALLGQYVTSESLTRHCIATAAVMRGLAEALGEDADLWERIGILHDIDFEIIGEDMSRHGPEGARILREEGLPEEVCQAVEQHNHTLFGPYTQPLDLALQSADSISGFVIACALVKGGAVTTVTPKTIRKKLKDKTFAAGCARERIAAVGALMDLTAFYQIAIDALAGRKEELGLR; encoded by the coding sequence ATGGACCGAGACCATGCACTCGCCCTCCTGGGCCAGTACGTCACCTCAGAGTCGCTCACCAGACACTGCATCGCCACCGCCGCAGTGATGCGAGGGCTTGCCGAAGCCCTCGGCGAGGACGCCGACCTCTGGGAGAGGATCGGGATCCTCCACGACATCGACTTCGAGATCATCGGCGAAGACATGAGCCGCCACGGTCCAGAGGGCGCCCGGATCCTCAGGGAAGAAGGACTTCCCGAAGAGGTCTGTCAGGCGGTGGAACAGCACAACCATACGCTCTTTGGACCCTACACTCAACCCCTCGACCTCGCCCTCCAGTCGGCAGACAGCATCAGCGGCTTCGTCATCGCGTGTGCTCTGGTCAAAGGCGGGGCCGTCACCACCGTCACGCCAAAGACCATCAGGAAGAAGTTGAAGGACAAGACCTTTGCCGCCGGGTGCGCGCGGGAACGGATCGCCGCAGTCGGAGCACTCATGGACCTGACCGCCTTCTACCAGATCGCCATCGATGCACTTGCCGGGCGCAAGGAGGAACTCGGCCTGCGGTAG
- the dapA gene encoding 4-hydroxy-tetrahydrodipicolinate synthase has product MFEGVYPAIITPFSQTPDRALDLEGLRSNIAYLIQEGVHGIVPCGSTGESATLTFEEHEQVIGVAVEAADGKIPVLAGTGSNNTAEAVRFTKAAKDLGADGALVISPYYNKPNRSGLVKHFTALADLDIPVVMYNVPGRTGQNLKPDLIVELADHPNIVGVKEASGDLEQVSMIIEGTQDKDFAVLSGDDALTLPILALGGAGVISVAANLEPAQMVAMYDAVRKGDLATARKIHYELSPLFRGMFIETNPIPVKTAVGLRGMAAGPVRLPLDDLDAGKTAALKEVLKYYD; this is encoded by the coding sequence ATGTTCGAGGGAGTTTATCCAGCGATTATTACTCCTTTTTCTCAGACGCCTGACCGCGCGCTCGACCTTGAGGGCCTCAGATCAAATATCGCATATTTGATTCAGGAAGGGGTTCACGGGATCGTCCCCTGCGGTTCGACTGGCGAGTCCGCGACTCTCACCTTCGAGGAACACGAGCAGGTGATCGGGGTTGCGGTGGAGGCTGCTGACGGAAAAATCCCGGTGCTTGCCGGGACAGGATCGAATAACACCGCTGAAGCGGTGCGGTTTACGAAGGCGGCGAAAGACCTGGGAGCAGACGGTGCCCTGGTCATCAGCCCGTATTACAACAAACCGAACCGCTCTGGCCTGGTCAAACACTTCACCGCCCTGGCCGACCTGGACATCCCGGTCGTCATGTACAATGTCCCAGGACGGACCGGGCAGAACCTCAAGCCCGACCTGATCGTCGAACTGGCCGACCACCCCAATATCGTCGGCGTCAAGGAGGCGAGTGGCGACCTGGAGCAGGTCTCCATGATCATCGAGGGGACGCAGGACAAGGACTTTGCTGTTCTCTCGGGCGACGATGCCCTCACGCTCCCTATCCTCGCCCTCGGCGGGGCAGGGGTCATCTCGGTCGCCGCCAACCTTGAACCCGCGCAGATGGTCGCGATGTACGACGCCGTCAGGAAAGGCGACCTGGCCACGGCAAGGAAGATCCATTACGAACTCTCGCCGCTCTTCAGGGGGATGTTCATCGAGACCAACCCCATCCCGGTGAAGACGGCGGTAGGGCTGCGCGGGATGGCTGCAGGGCCGGTCCGTCTCCCACTCGACGACCTCGATGCCGGGAAGACCGCGGCGCTCAAGGAGGTGCTGAAGTATTATGACTAA
- a CDS encoding 30S ribosomal protein S17e, whose amino-acid sequence MGIKPTYIKHFATDLMRAHTGRFSGDFEENKQVVAEVAVIESKCVRNRVAGYITRKQNTKKTSA is encoded by the coding sequence ATGGGAATAAAACCGACATATATCAAACACTTCGCGACAGATCTGATGAGAGCCCACACCGGCCGCTTCTCCGGCGATTTCGAGGAGAACAAGCAGGTCGTCGCTGAAGTGGCCGTCATAGAGTCCAAGTGTGTCAGGAACCGCGTCGCTGGATACATCACAAGGAAGCAAAACACTAAAAAGACATCAGCATAA
- a CDS encoding 4Fe-4S binding protein, whose amino-acid sequence MVAIVDSDLCVGCETCVDECPVDAIAMEDGIAVIDKNLCTDCGTCVDVCPAEAIQME is encoded by the coding sequence ATGGTTGCAATTGTTGACTCTGATCTTTGTGTTGGATGCGAAACGTGCGTTGATGAGTGCCCGGTAGACGCCATCGCCATGGAGGACGGTATTGCAGTGATCGACAAGAACCTCTGTACCGACTGTGGGACCTGTGTCGACGTCTGTCCGGCAGAAGCCATCCAGATGGAATAA